A single genomic interval of Prunus dulcis chromosome 5, ALMONDv2, whole genome shotgun sequence harbors:
- the LOC117627578 gene encoding protein PHYTOCHROME KINASE SUBSTRATE 3-like isoform X2: MVISNPPGAEGNFVLKLAGSVQTPPPAMTLSRKTEEGEISVFGAERYFNMMLEDEGPRIVDYNASKHGHNKKENRTGQHYKQPNSRPGTPSTCSEASWNSQSALLPSLRNSSHNKKKKVNGKIKSFSIFGCNGCSDKKAIYIHEINAGHGGHHGKDARKQSVRIDQNPVKQSQPRVKERDELHYSSFQTSHKEEHFAFTNLNSSAQKSAAKSELGEKKTKEEEEPRKSPEVFGSHMMKGDIVAINLERRLSMLSWDAIPKAQSLSNASVTGPVINEDVESDASSDLFEIENLPGSGQTPFTSHTSDGMSVASAARYESSETSMEWSVVTASDEKKLAANGRTPDPTTTGTAGVAQRLESSMEKGEVTV; the protein is encoded by the exons ATGGTCATCTCCAATCCTCC CGGAGCAGAAGGGAACTTTGTCCTCAAACTTGCAGGGTCAGTTCAGACTCCCCCTCCTGCCATGACCTTGAGCCGAAAGACTGAGGAGGGAGAAATCAGCGTCTTTGGTGCTGAAAGGTATTTCAACATGATGCTGGAAGATGAGGGTCCAAGAATTGTGGACTATAACGCAAGCAAACATGGGCataataagaaagaaaacagaacTGGTCAGCACTACAAGCAACCAAATAGCAGGCCAGGAACTCCTAGTACTTGTTCTGAAGCAAGTTGGAACAGCCAAAGCGCCTTGTTACCGTCTCTGAGAAACTCATCTCacaataagaagaaaaaggtaaaTGGAAAGATTAAAAGCTTTTCTATTTTCGGCTGCAATGGATGTTCAGATAAGAAAGCCATTTATATTCATGAGATAAATGCTGGGCATGGAGGGCATCATGGTAAAGACGCCAGGAAGCAAAGTGTTCGAATTGATCAAAATCCTGTCAAGCAGTCTCAACCAAGAGTCAAGGAAAGAGATGAGCTTCACTACTCTAGCTTTCAAACATCACACAAGGAAGAGCATTTTGCATTCACAAATTTGAATTCTAGTGCACAGAAATCTGCAGCTAAATCAGAGTtgggagaaaagaaaacaaaagaagaagaagagccaCGAAAGTCACCGGAGGTGTTTGGATCCCACATGATGAAGGGAGACATAGTAGCAATAAATCTGGAGAGAAGACTCTCCATGCTAAGTTGGGATGCCATTCCAAAAGCTCAAAGCCTCTCAAATGCTTCGGTGACAGGTCCGGTGATCAATGAAGATGTAGAGAGTGATGCTAGTTCAGATTTGTTTGAGATAGAGAACCTACCTGGCAGTGGACAAACACCGTTTACAAGTCACACATCTGATGGAATGTCTGTGGCCTCCGCTGCCCGGTATGAGTCAAGTGAGACCAGCATGGAGTGGAGTGTTGTCACAGCCAGTGATGAAAAGAAACTGGCAGCAAACGGCAGAACACCTGATCCAACAACCACTGGCACAGCAGGAGTTGCTCAAAGgttagaatcttcaatggaaaaggGGGAAGTTACCGTCTGA
- the LOC117627578 gene encoding protein PHYTOCHROME KINASE SUBSTRATE 1-like isoform X1 has product MEGKANNSAHTRDASFSSYISGAEGNFVLKLAGSVQTPPPAMTLSRKTEEGEISVFGAERYFNMMLEDEGPRIVDYNASKHGHNKKENRTGQHYKQPNSRPGTPSTCSEASWNSQSALLPSLRNSSHNKKKKVNGKIKSFSIFGCNGCSDKKAIYIHEINAGHGGHHGKDARKQSVRIDQNPVKQSQPRVKERDELHYSSFQTSHKEEHFAFTNLNSSAQKSAAKSELGEKKTKEEEEPRKSPEVFGSHMMKGDIVAINLERRLSMLSWDAIPKAQSLSNASVTGPVINEDVESDASSDLFEIENLPGSGQTPFTSHTSDGMSVASAARYESSETSMEWSVVTASDEKKLAANGRTPDPTTTGTAGVAQRLESSMEKGEVTV; this is encoded by the coding sequence ATGGAAGGAAAAGCAAACAACAGTGCTCATACCCGGGatgcttcattttcttcttacATCAGCGGAGCAGAAGGGAACTTTGTCCTCAAACTTGCAGGGTCAGTTCAGACTCCCCCTCCTGCCATGACCTTGAGCCGAAAGACTGAGGAGGGAGAAATCAGCGTCTTTGGTGCTGAAAGGTATTTCAACATGATGCTGGAAGATGAGGGTCCAAGAATTGTGGACTATAACGCAAGCAAACATGGGCataataagaaagaaaacagaacTGGTCAGCACTACAAGCAACCAAATAGCAGGCCAGGAACTCCTAGTACTTGTTCTGAAGCAAGTTGGAACAGCCAAAGCGCCTTGTTACCGTCTCTGAGAAACTCATCTCacaataagaagaaaaaggtaaaTGGAAAGATTAAAAGCTTTTCTATTTTCGGCTGCAATGGATGTTCAGATAAGAAAGCCATTTATATTCATGAGATAAATGCTGGGCATGGAGGGCATCATGGTAAAGACGCCAGGAAGCAAAGTGTTCGAATTGATCAAAATCCTGTCAAGCAGTCTCAACCAAGAGTCAAGGAAAGAGATGAGCTTCACTACTCTAGCTTTCAAACATCACACAAGGAAGAGCATTTTGCATTCACAAATTTGAATTCTAGTGCACAGAAATCTGCAGCTAAATCAGAGTtgggagaaaagaaaacaaaagaagaagaagagccaCGAAAGTCACCGGAGGTGTTTGGATCCCACATGATGAAGGGAGACATAGTAGCAATAAATCTGGAGAGAAGACTCTCCATGCTAAGTTGGGATGCCATTCCAAAAGCTCAAAGCCTCTCAAATGCTTCGGTGACAGGTCCGGTGATCAATGAAGATGTAGAGAGTGATGCTAGTTCAGATTTGTTTGAGATAGAGAACCTACCTGGCAGTGGACAAACACCGTTTACAAGTCACACATCTGATGGAATGTCTGTGGCCTCCGCTGCCCGGTATGAGTCAAGTGAGACCAGCATGGAGTGGAGTGTTGTCACAGCCAGTGATGAAAAGAAACTGGCAGCAAACGGCAGAACACCTGATCCAACAACCACTGGCACAGCAGGAGTTGCTCAAAGgttagaatcttcaatggaaaaggGGGAAGTTACCGTCTGA